One window of the Delphinus delphis chromosome 20, mDelDel1.2, whole genome shotgun sequence genome contains the following:
- the IZUMO1 gene encoding izumo sperm-egg fusion protein 1 isoform X1 translates to MGPWRLPLLVAALAGCLLPARGCVMCDPNVVEALNSLETDYLPGHLEAKHHKNVMKRVKQAVEAFKDLPIDEDSYMGVVDEATLEKAAWSLLKDLKRITDSDVKGELFVKELLWTLHLAKDNFASYAAQFQKTAFCPNKCGLMLQPLIWCSTCQKQVHSCRKSLNCGGEKAGPSRRGWRKRGGARGEIKRLKRSETGDSQQEKAGRDQVEGGWERAQNRERASHSNRLFPERKVKVHQMEDMILDCELNWHKLSQGLTDYSFYRVWGNNSETLMSKGKEPTLTKTMVRPKDAGTYRCELGSVQSSPATIIYFHVTVLPKRIVEEIPSPDTETEDEVAPGEVTLDRPQTATTLQSQSPKPEKVLRSRLVGLLIWGFVVLIASVATVILLSRSGKVIDFIKSSWFSTGRGAAQDSEVSEEKAKESRRK, encoded by the exons ATGGGGCCGTGGCGGCTCCCCCTCCTGGTGGCGGCTCTGGCCGGCTGCCTGCTTCCTGCCCGGGGCTGTGTCATGTGTGATCCAAACGTCGTGGAGGCGCTGAACTCCTTGGAGACGGATTACCTGCCTGGCCACCTGGAGGCCAAGCATCACAAAAACGTGATGAAAAGGGTAAAGCAGGCAGTGGAAGCTTTCAAGGACCTGCCGATTGACGAGGATTCCTATATGGGGGTCGTTG ATGAGGCCACACTGGAAAAGGCAGCTTGGAGTTTGCTGAAGGATCTGAAACGCATCACGGACAGTGATGTAAAAG GCGAGCTCTTCGTGAAGGAGCTGTTGTGGACGTTGCACCTGGCAAAGGATAACTTTGCCAGCTACGCTGCTCAGTTTCAAAAAACGG CGTTTTGTCCCAACAAATGTG GTTTGATGTTGCAGCCTCTGATCTGGTGCAGTACCTGCCAGAAGCAGGTTCACTCTTGTCGAAAGTCCTTGAATTGCGGAGGTGAGAAAGCTGGGCCCAGCCGGAGGGGTTGGCGCAAGAGGGGCGGAGCCAGAGGAGAGATCAAGCGTCTAAAGAGGTCGGAGACTGGAGACAGCCAACAAGAAAAGGCGGGGCGAGACCAAGTGgaagggggttgggagagggcCCAGAACCGTGAAAGAGCATCCCACAGTAACCGCCTATTCCCAGAGCGCAAAGTCAAGGTCCATCAGATGGAAGATATGATCCTGGACTGTGAGCTCAACTGGCATAAACTCTCTCAAGGCCTGACCGATTACAGCTTTTACAGG GTTTGGGGGAACAATTCTGAGACCTTGATGTCCAAGGGGAAGGAGCCCACGCTGACCAAGACCATGGTGCGTCCAAAGGATGCAGGCACCTATCGCTGCGAGCTGGGCTCCGTGCAATCCAGTCCAGCCACGATCATCTATTTTCATGTCACAG TATTGCCCAAAAGAATCGTGGAGGAGATACCGTCACCAGACACTGAAACCGAGGATGAGGTGGCCCCGGGTGAGGTGACTTTGGATCGCCCCCAGACGGCCACAACCCTCCAGTCACAGTCTCCGAAGCCAGAGAAAGTACTGAGGAGCCGCCTGGTCGGGCTGCTGATCTGGGGCTTTGTCGTGCTGATAGCCAGTGTTGCCACCGT GATACTTTTATCTCGGTCTGGGAAAGTGATCGATTTCATAAAGTCCTCCTGGTTCAGCACTGGCCGTGGAGCTGCTCAGGACTCTGAGGTTTCAGAAGAAAAGGCCAAAGAatcaaggagaaaataa
- the IZUMO1 gene encoding izumo sperm-egg fusion protein 1 isoform X4, with translation MGPWRLPLLVAALAGCLLPARGCVMCDPNVVEALNSLETDYLPGHLEAKHHKNVMKRVKQAVEAFKDLPIDEDSYMGVVDEATLEKAAWSLLKDLKRITDSDVKGELFVKELLWTLHLAKDNFASYAAQFQKTAFCPNKCGLMLQPLIWCSTCQKQVHSCRKSLNCGERKVKVHQMEDMILDCELNWHKLSQGLTDYSFYRVWGNNSETLMSKGKEPTLTKTMVRPKDAGTYRCELGSVQSSPATIIYFHVTVLPKRIVEEIPSPDTETEDEVAPGEVTLDRPQTATTLQSQSPKPEKVLRSRLVGLLIWGFVVLIASVATVILLSRSGKVIDFIKSSWFSTGRGAAQDSEVSEEKAKESRRK, from the exons ATGGGGCCGTGGCGGCTCCCCCTCCTGGTGGCGGCTCTGGCCGGCTGCCTGCTTCCTGCCCGGGGCTGTGTCATGTGTGATCCAAACGTCGTGGAGGCGCTGAACTCCTTGGAGACGGATTACCTGCCTGGCCACCTGGAGGCCAAGCATCACAAAAACGTGATGAAAAGGGTAAAGCAGGCAGTGGAAGCTTTCAAGGACCTGCCGATTGACGAGGATTCCTATATGGGGGTCGTTG ATGAGGCCACACTGGAAAAGGCAGCTTGGAGTTTGCTGAAGGATCTGAAACGCATCACGGACAGTGATGTAAAAG GCGAGCTCTTCGTGAAGGAGCTGTTGTGGACGTTGCACCTGGCAAAGGATAACTTTGCCAGCTACGCTGCTCAGTTTCAAAAAACGG CGTTTTGTCCCAACAAATGTG GTTTGATGTTGCAGCCTCTGATCTGGTGCAGTACCTGCCAGAAGCAGGTTCACTCTTGTCGAAAGTCCTTGAATTGCGGAG AGCGCAAAGTCAAGGTCCATCAGATGGAAGATATGATCCTGGACTGTGAGCTCAACTGGCATAAACTCTCTCAAGGCCTGACCGATTACAGCTTTTACAGG GTTTGGGGGAACAATTCTGAGACCTTGATGTCCAAGGGGAAGGAGCCCACGCTGACCAAGACCATGGTGCGTCCAAAGGATGCAGGCACCTATCGCTGCGAGCTGGGCTCCGTGCAATCCAGTCCAGCCACGATCATCTATTTTCATGTCACAG TATTGCCCAAAAGAATCGTGGAGGAGATACCGTCACCAGACACTGAAACCGAGGATGAGGTGGCCCCGGGTGAGGTGACTTTGGATCGCCCCCAGACGGCCACAACCCTCCAGTCACAGTCTCCGAAGCCAGAGAAAGTACTGAGGAGCCGCCTGGTCGGGCTGCTGATCTGGGGCTTTGTCGTGCTGATAGCCAGTGTTGCCACCGT GATACTTTTATCTCGGTCTGGGAAAGTGATCGATTTCATAAAGTCCTCCTGGTTCAGCACTGGCCGTGGAGCTGCTCAGGACTCTGAGGTTTCAGAAGAAAAGGCCAAAGAatcaaggagaaaataa
- the FGF21 gene encoding fibroblast growth factor 21: MGWDKTKLEHLGLWVPVLAVLLGPCQAHPIPDSSPLLQFGGQVRQRYLYTDDAQETEAHLEIRADGTVVGTARRSPESLLELKALKPGVIQILGVKTSRFLCQGPEGRLYGSLHFNPQACSFRELLLEDGYNVYQSEALGIPLRLPPHRSSNWDLAPRGPARFLPLPGFLPPPLEPPGILAPEPPNVGSSDPLSMVGPSHGRSPSYTS; encoded by the exons ATGGGCTGGGACAAGACCAAACTCGAGCACCTGGGACTGTGGGTCCCTGTGCTAGCTGTCCTGCTGGGACCCTGCCAGGCACATCCCATTCCTGactccagccccctcctccaaTTTGGGGGCCAAGTCCGCCAGCGATACCTCTACACGGATGACGCCCAGGAGACGGAGGCCCACCTGGAGATCAGGGCTGATGGCACAGTGGTGGGGACGGCCCGCCGGAGCCCCGAAA GTCTTCTGGAGCTGAAAGCCCTAAAGCCAGGGGTCATTCAAATCTTGGGAGTTAAAACATCCAGGTTCCTGTGCCAGGGGCCAGAGGGGAGGCTGTATGGATCG CTCCACTTCAACCCCCAGGCCTGCAGCTTCCGGGAGCTGCTTCTTGAGGATGGATACAACGTTTACCAGTCTGAGGCTCTTGGCATTCCCCTCCGCCTGCCCCCGCACCGCTCCTCCAACTGGGACCTGGCCCCCCGGGGACCTGCTCGCTTCCTGCCACTGCCAGGCTTCCTCCCGCcacccctggagcctccagggaTCTTGGCCCCCGAGCCTCCCAACGTAGGTTCCTCGGACCCCTTGAGCATGGTGGGACCTTCACATGGCCGAAGCCCCAGCTACACTTCCTGA
- the IZUMO1 gene encoding izumo sperm-egg fusion protein 1 isoform X5: protein MGPWRLPLLVAALAGCLLPARGCVMCDPNVVEALNSLETDYLPGHLEAKHHKNVMKRVKQAVEAFKDLPIDEDSYMGVVDEATLEKAAWSLLKDLKRITDSDVKGELFVKELLWTLHLAKDNFASYAAQFQKTAFCPNKCGLMLQPLIWCSTCQKQVHSCRKSLNCGGEKAGPSRRGWRKRGGARGEIKRLKRSETGDSQQEKAGRDQVEGGWERAQNRERASHSNRLFPERKVKVHQMEDMILDCELNWHKLSQGLTDYSFYRVWGNNSETLMSKGKEPTLTKTMVRPKDAGTYRCELGSVQSSPATIIYFHVTVLPKRIVEEIPSPDTETEDEVAPGYFYLGLGK, encoded by the exons ATGGGGCCGTGGCGGCTCCCCCTCCTGGTGGCGGCTCTGGCCGGCTGCCTGCTTCCTGCCCGGGGCTGTGTCATGTGTGATCCAAACGTCGTGGAGGCGCTGAACTCCTTGGAGACGGATTACCTGCCTGGCCACCTGGAGGCCAAGCATCACAAAAACGTGATGAAAAGGGTAAAGCAGGCAGTGGAAGCTTTCAAGGACCTGCCGATTGACGAGGATTCCTATATGGGGGTCGTTG ATGAGGCCACACTGGAAAAGGCAGCTTGGAGTTTGCTGAAGGATCTGAAACGCATCACGGACAGTGATGTAAAAG GCGAGCTCTTCGTGAAGGAGCTGTTGTGGACGTTGCACCTGGCAAAGGATAACTTTGCCAGCTACGCTGCTCAGTTTCAAAAAACGG CGTTTTGTCCCAACAAATGTG GTTTGATGTTGCAGCCTCTGATCTGGTGCAGTACCTGCCAGAAGCAGGTTCACTCTTGTCGAAAGTCCTTGAATTGCGGAGGTGAGAAAGCTGGGCCCAGCCGGAGGGGTTGGCGCAAGAGGGGCGGAGCCAGAGGAGAGATCAAGCGTCTAAAGAGGTCGGAGACTGGAGACAGCCAACAAGAAAAGGCGGGGCGAGACCAAGTGgaagggggttgggagagggcCCAGAACCGTGAAAGAGCATCCCACAGTAACCGCCTATTCCCAGAGCGCAAAGTCAAGGTCCATCAGATGGAAGATATGATCCTGGACTGTGAGCTCAACTGGCATAAACTCTCTCAAGGCCTGACCGATTACAGCTTTTACAGG GTTTGGGGGAACAATTCTGAGACCTTGATGTCCAAGGGGAAGGAGCCCACGCTGACCAAGACCATGGTGCGTCCAAAGGATGCAGGCACCTATCGCTGCGAGCTGGGCTCCGTGCAATCCAGTCCAGCCACGATCATCTATTTTCATGTCACAG TATTGCCCAAAAGAATCGTGGAGGAGATACCGTCACCAGACACTGAAACCGAGGATGAGGTGGCCCCGG GATACTTTTATCTCGGTCTGGGAAAGTGA
- the IZUMO1 gene encoding izumo sperm-egg fusion protein 1 isoform X2: MGPWRLPLLVAALAGCLLPARGCVMCDPNVVEALNSLETDYLPGHLEAKHHKNVMKRVKQAVEAFKDLPIDEDSYMGVVDEATLEKAAWSLLKDLKRITDSDVKGELFVKELLWTLHLAKDNFASYAAQFQKTAFCPNKCLMLQPLIWCSTCQKQVHSCRKSLNCGGEKAGPSRRGWRKRGGARGEIKRLKRSETGDSQQEKAGRDQVEGGWERAQNRERASHSNRLFPERKVKVHQMEDMILDCELNWHKLSQGLTDYSFYRVWGNNSETLMSKGKEPTLTKTMVRPKDAGTYRCELGSVQSSPATIIYFHVTVLPKRIVEEIPSPDTETEDEVAPGEVTLDRPQTATTLQSQSPKPEKVLRSRLVGLLIWGFVVLIASVATVILLSRSGKVIDFIKSSWFSTGRGAAQDSEVSEEKAKESRRK, from the exons ATGGGGCCGTGGCGGCTCCCCCTCCTGGTGGCGGCTCTGGCCGGCTGCCTGCTTCCTGCCCGGGGCTGTGTCATGTGTGATCCAAACGTCGTGGAGGCGCTGAACTCCTTGGAGACGGATTACCTGCCTGGCCACCTGGAGGCCAAGCATCACAAAAACGTGATGAAAAGGGTAAAGCAGGCAGTGGAAGCTTTCAAGGACCTGCCGATTGACGAGGATTCCTATATGGGGGTCGTTG ATGAGGCCACACTGGAAAAGGCAGCTTGGAGTTTGCTGAAGGATCTGAAACGCATCACGGACAGTGATGTAAAAG GCGAGCTCTTCGTGAAGGAGCTGTTGTGGACGTTGCACCTGGCAAAGGATAACTTTGCCAGCTACGCTGCTCAGTTTCAAAAAACGG CGTTTTGTCCCAACAAAT GTTTGATGTTGCAGCCTCTGATCTGGTGCAGTACCTGCCAGAAGCAGGTTCACTCTTGTCGAAAGTCCTTGAATTGCGGAGGTGAGAAAGCTGGGCCCAGCCGGAGGGGTTGGCGCAAGAGGGGCGGAGCCAGAGGAGAGATCAAGCGTCTAAAGAGGTCGGAGACTGGAGACAGCCAACAAGAAAAGGCGGGGCGAGACCAAGTGgaagggggttgggagagggcCCAGAACCGTGAAAGAGCATCCCACAGTAACCGCCTATTCCCAGAGCGCAAAGTCAAGGTCCATCAGATGGAAGATATGATCCTGGACTGTGAGCTCAACTGGCATAAACTCTCTCAAGGCCTGACCGATTACAGCTTTTACAGG GTTTGGGGGAACAATTCTGAGACCTTGATGTCCAAGGGGAAGGAGCCCACGCTGACCAAGACCATGGTGCGTCCAAAGGATGCAGGCACCTATCGCTGCGAGCTGGGCTCCGTGCAATCCAGTCCAGCCACGATCATCTATTTTCATGTCACAG TATTGCCCAAAAGAATCGTGGAGGAGATACCGTCACCAGACACTGAAACCGAGGATGAGGTGGCCCCGGGTGAGGTGACTTTGGATCGCCCCCAGACGGCCACAACCCTCCAGTCACAGTCTCCGAAGCCAGAGAAAGTACTGAGGAGCCGCCTGGTCGGGCTGCTGATCTGGGGCTTTGTCGTGCTGATAGCCAGTGTTGCCACCGT GATACTTTTATCTCGGTCTGGGAAAGTGATCGATTTCATAAAGTCCTCCTGGTTCAGCACTGGCCGTGGAGCTGCTCAGGACTCTGAGGTTTCAGAAGAAAAGGCCAAAGAatcaaggagaaaataa
- the FUT1 gene encoding galactoside alpha-(1,2)-fucosyltransferase 1 isoform X1, whose amino-acid sequence MWAPRLRHLCLTFLLTCVFTSIFFFHIRQDLFHNGLGLSALCPDRNPVTSPVAIICLSGTPINPNAAFSCPKHPASLSGTWTIYPNGRLGNQMGQYATLLALAQLNGRQAFIQPAMHATLAPVFRITLPVLAPEVNSRTPWRELELHDWMSEEYAQLKEPWLKLRGFPCSWTFFHHLREQIRSEFTLHDHLRREAQSLLSQLRLSRTGDRPSTFVGVHVRRGDYVKVMPYHWKGVVGDRAYLQQAMDWFRARHEAPIFVVTSNGMEWCRENIDTSRGDVTFTGDGQEDVPSKDFALLTQCNHTIMTIGTFGFWAAYLAGGDTVYLANFTLPNSSFLNIFKPKAAFLPEWVGINADLTPLQMLAEH is encoded by the coding sequence ATGTGGGCACCCAGGCTCCGTCACCTCTGTCTGACCTTCCTGCTAACCTGTGTTTTTACCTCAATCTTCTTCTTCCACATCCGCCAAGACCTCTTTCACAATGGCTTAGGCCTGTCTGCCCTATGTCCAGACCGTAACCCAGTGACATCCCCTGTGGCCATCATCTGCCTGTCGGGCACACCCATAAACCCCAACGCCGCTTTTTCCTGTCCCAAGCATCCTGCTTCCCTCTCAGGAACCTGGACTATCTACCCAAACGGCCGGCTTGGGAACCAGATGGGGCAGTACGCCACGCTGCTGGCCCTGGCCCAGCTCAACGGCCGCCAGGCCTTCATCCAGCCTGCCATGCACGCCACCCTGGCCCCCGTGTTCCGCATCACCCTGCCCGTGCTGGCGCCTGAGGTGAACAGCCGTACACCTTGGCGGGAGCTGGAGCTTCACGACTGGATGTCGGAGGAGTACGCCCAACTGAAGGAGCCCTGGCTGAAGCTCAGAGGTTTCCCCTGCTCCTGGACTTTCTTCCATCATCTCCGGGAACAGATCCGCAGTGAGTTCACACTGCACGACCACCTTCGGCGAGAGGCCCAGAGTTTACTGAGTCAGCTCCGGCTCAGCCGCACGGGGGACCGCCCGAGCACTTTCGTGGGTGTCCACGTGCGCCGTGGGGACTACGTGAAGGTGATGCCCTATCACTGGAAGGGTGTAGTGGGTGATCGCGCTTACCTCCAGCAGGCTATGGACTGGTTCCGGGCCCGGCATGAAGCCCCGATCTTTGTGGTCACCAGCAACGGCATggagtggtgccgggaaaacatCGACACCTCCCGGGGGGATGTGACCTTCACTGGCGATGGGCAAGAAGATGTCCCCAGCAAGGACTTTGCGCTGCTCACACAATGCAACCACACCATCATGACTATTGGCACCTTTGGCTTCTGGGCCGCCTACCTGGCTGGTGGAGACACCGTCTACCTGGCCAACTTTACCCTGCCTAACTCCAGCTTCCTGAATATCTTTAAACCCAAGGCCGCCTTCCTGCCTGAGTGGGTGGGCATTAATGCAGACTTGACTCCACTCCAGATGTTGGCTGAGCACTGA
- the IZUMO1 gene encoding izumo sperm-egg fusion protein 1 isoform X3, translating into MGPWRLPLLVAALAGCLLPARGCVMCDPNVVEALNSLETDYLPGHLEAKHHKNVMKRVKQAVEAFKDLPIDEDSYMGVVDEATLEKAAWSLLKDLKRITDSDVKGELFVKELLWTLHLAKDNFASYAAQFQKTAFCPNKCGLMLQPLIWCSTCQKQVHSCRKSLNCGGEKAGPSRRGWRKRGGARGEIKRLKRSETGDSQQEKAGRDQVEGGWERAQNRERASHSNRLFPERKVKVHQMEDMILDCELNWHKLSQGLTDYSFYRVWGNNSETLMSKGKEPTLTKTMVRPKDAGTYRCELGSVQSSPATIIYFHVTVLPKRIVEEIPSPDTETEDEVAPGEVTLDRPQTATTLQSQSPKPEKVLRSRLVGLLIWGFVVLIASVATV; encoded by the exons ATGGGGCCGTGGCGGCTCCCCCTCCTGGTGGCGGCTCTGGCCGGCTGCCTGCTTCCTGCCCGGGGCTGTGTCATGTGTGATCCAAACGTCGTGGAGGCGCTGAACTCCTTGGAGACGGATTACCTGCCTGGCCACCTGGAGGCCAAGCATCACAAAAACGTGATGAAAAGGGTAAAGCAGGCAGTGGAAGCTTTCAAGGACCTGCCGATTGACGAGGATTCCTATATGGGGGTCGTTG ATGAGGCCACACTGGAAAAGGCAGCTTGGAGTTTGCTGAAGGATCTGAAACGCATCACGGACAGTGATGTAAAAG GCGAGCTCTTCGTGAAGGAGCTGTTGTGGACGTTGCACCTGGCAAAGGATAACTTTGCCAGCTACGCTGCTCAGTTTCAAAAAACGG CGTTTTGTCCCAACAAATGTG GTTTGATGTTGCAGCCTCTGATCTGGTGCAGTACCTGCCAGAAGCAGGTTCACTCTTGTCGAAAGTCCTTGAATTGCGGAGGTGAGAAAGCTGGGCCCAGCCGGAGGGGTTGGCGCAAGAGGGGCGGAGCCAGAGGAGAGATCAAGCGTCTAAAGAGGTCGGAGACTGGAGACAGCCAACAAGAAAAGGCGGGGCGAGACCAAGTGgaagggggttgggagagggcCCAGAACCGTGAAAGAGCATCCCACAGTAACCGCCTATTCCCAGAGCGCAAAGTCAAGGTCCATCAGATGGAAGATATGATCCTGGACTGTGAGCTCAACTGGCATAAACTCTCTCAAGGCCTGACCGATTACAGCTTTTACAGG GTTTGGGGGAACAATTCTGAGACCTTGATGTCCAAGGGGAAGGAGCCCACGCTGACCAAGACCATGGTGCGTCCAAAGGATGCAGGCACCTATCGCTGCGAGCTGGGCTCCGTGCAATCCAGTCCAGCCACGATCATCTATTTTCATGTCACAG TATTGCCCAAAAGAATCGTGGAGGAGATACCGTCACCAGACACTGAAACCGAGGATGAGGTGGCCCCGGGTGAGGTGACTTTGGATCGCCCCCAGACGGCCACAACCCTCCAGTCACAGTCTCCGAAGCCAGAGAAAGTACTGAGGAGCCGCCTGGTCGGGCTGCTGATCTGGGGCTTTGTCGTGCTGATAGCCAGTGTTGCCACCGTGTGA
- the FUT1 gene encoding galactoside alpha-(1,2)-fucosyltransferase 1 isoform X2: MIGSLESQVQFLGLCFLEWADGEPRNWRGRGRGRSPALQLGARSRCPRKDGLLGGQETRSPIQAWTSSLSCSTWPVASCHLPGGLCPSHTGSLRKKLGEHCPTSVDLTAWESEIPRSMWAPRLRHLCLTFLLTCVFTSIFFFHIRQDLFHNGLGLSALCPDRNPVTSPVAIICLSGTPINPNAAFSCPKHPASLSGTWTIYPNGRLGNQMGQYATLLALAQLNGRQAFIQPAMHATLAPVFRITLPVLAPEVNSRTPWRELELHDWMSEEYAQLKEPWLKLRGFPCSWTFFHHLREQIRSEFTLHDHLRREAQSLLSQLRLSRTGDRPSTFVGVHVRRGDYVKVMPYHWKGVVGDRAYLQQAMDWFRARHEAPIFVVTSNGMEWCRENIDTSRGDVTFTGDGQEDVPSKDFALLTQCNHTIMTIGTFGFWAAYLAGGDTVYLANFTLPNSSFLNIFKPKAAFLPEWVGINADLTPLQMLAEH, encoded by the exons ATGATCGGATCTCTAGAGAGTCAAGTCCAATTCCTGGGTCTTTGCTTTCTTGAATG GGCGGATGGTGAACCCAGAAactggaggggaagagggagaggtcgAAGTCCAGCATTGCAGCTGGGCGCTAGATCACGGTGTCCACGGAAGGATGGGCTGCTAGGAGGCCAG GAAACAAGATCCCCCATCCAGGCCTGGACCTCCAGCCTCTCATGTTCTACTTGGCCCGTTGCTTCCTGCCACCTCCCTGGTGGACTCTGCCCCTCACACACAGGTTCACTGAGAAAGAAGTTGGGGGAACACTGTCCAACGTCAGTGGACCTTACAGCCTGGGAGAGTGAAATTCCAAGAT CCATGTGGGCACCCAGGCTCCGTCACCTCTGTCTGACCTTCCTGCTAACCTGTGTTTTTACCTCAATCTTCTTCTTCCACATCCGCCAAGACCTCTTTCACAATGGCTTAGGCCTGTCTGCCCTATGTCCAGACCGTAACCCAGTGACATCCCCTGTGGCCATCATCTGCCTGTCGGGCACACCCATAAACCCCAACGCCGCTTTTTCCTGTCCCAAGCATCCTGCTTCCCTCTCAGGAACCTGGACTATCTACCCAAACGGCCGGCTTGGGAACCAGATGGGGCAGTACGCCACGCTGCTGGCCCTGGCCCAGCTCAACGGCCGCCAGGCCTTCATCCAGCCTGCCATGCACGCCACCCTGGCCCCCGTGTTCCGCATCACCCTGCCCGTGCTGGCGCCTGAGGTGAACAGCCGTACACCTTGGCGGGAGCTGGAGCTTCACGACTGGATGTCGGAGGAGTACGCCCAACTGAAGGAGCCCTGGCTGAAGCTCAGAGGTTTCCCCTGCTCCTGGACTTTCTTCCATCATCTCCGGGAACAGATCCGCAGTGAGTTCACACTGCACGACCACCTTCGGCGAGAGGCCCAGAGTTTACTGAGTCAGCTCCGGCTCAGCCGCACGGGGGACCGCCCGAGCACTTTCGTGGGTGTCCACGTGCGCCGTGGGGACTACGTGAAGGTGATGCCCTATCACTGGAAGGGTGTAGTGGGTGATCGCGCTTACCTCCAGCAGGCTATGGACTGGTTCCGGGCCCGGCATGAAGCCCCGATCTTTGTGGTCACCAGCAACGGCATggagtggtgccgggaaaacatCGACACCTCCCGGGGGGATGTGACCTTCACTGGCGATGGGCAAGAAGATGTCCCCAGCAAGGACTTTGCGCTGCTCACACAATGCAACCACACCATCATGACTATTGGCACCTTTGGCTTCTGGGCCGCCTACCTGGCTGGTGGAGACACCGTCTACCTGGCCAACTTTACCCTGCCTAACTCCAGCTTCCTGAATATCTTTAAACCCAAGGCCGCCTTCCTGCCTGAGTGGGTGGGCATTAATGCAGACTTGACTCCACTCCAGATGTTGGCTGAGCACTGA